The following are encoded in a window of Deltaproteobacteria bacterium genomic DNA:
- a CDS encoding polysaccharide biosynthesis protein, which yields MKSLFKDKTIVVTGGTGSLGKVLSRRLLSGEHGMPRKIIVFSRDEAKQHLMRIYYQQKRIVTDEVIYRNFEQLLEFRLGDVRDYSSVCSVLKNADIVVNAAALKQVPSCEYFPFEAVRTNVGGAENIVRAIRENDLKVDAVVGVSTDKACKPVNVMGMTKALQERIFISANIAIPSTRFVCVRYGNVLASRGSVIPLFHEQIRNGGPVTVTTEEMTRFLLPLERAVETVFAALESALPGDIYVPKVPSARMINVAKALVGDLPVKIEITGIRPGEKVHEVMVSEEEAWRTFDRDGYYAIRPLLPELMKAEHGRPALNREYSSGDSLLTLEETRDLLTKHNLMVGRAPEEEEMLR from the coding sequence ATGAAGTCTCTCTTCAAGGACAAGACGATCGTCGTAACCGGAGGCACCGGCTCGCTCGGAAAGGTGCTCTCGCGGCGCCTTCTCTCCGGCGAACACGGCATGCCCAGGAAGATCATCGTCTTCTCCCGCGACGAAGCCAAGCAGCACCTGATGCGGATCTATTACCAGCAGAAGAGGATAGTCACCGACGAGGTGATCTACCGGAACTTCGAACAGCTCCTGGAATTCCGCCTGGGGGACGTGCGCGACTACTCCTCCGTTTGCTCGGTCCTGAAAAACGCCGACATCGTGGTTAACGCGGCGGCCTTGAAGCAGGTCCCGTCATGCGAGTATTTCCCCTTCGAGGCGGTCAGGACCAACGTCGGCGGCGCGGAGAACATCGTGCGCGCGATACGCGAGAACGACCTCAAGGTGGACGCGGTCGTCGGCGTGTCCACCGACAAGGCATGCAAGCCGGTGAACGTCATGGGGATGACCAAGGCCTTGCAGGAGCGGATCTTCATCTCGGCGAACATAGCGATTCCTTCCACCCGATTCGTATGCGTGCGGTACGGCAACGTTCTCGCCTCCCGGGGGTCGGTGATCCCCCTGTTCCACGAACAGATCCGGAACGGCGGGCCTGTGACCGTCACAACCGAGGAGATGACGCGTTTCCTGCTTCCGCTGGAAAGGGCGGTGGAGACCGTCTTCGCAGCGCTCGAATCGGCTCTGCCGGGCGATATCTACGTGCCAAAGGTTCCCTCGGCCCGCATGATAAACGTCGCGAAGGCGCTTGTCGGAGACCTGCCCGTAAAGATCGAGATAACCGGTATCCGTCCCGGCGAGAAGGTCCACGAGGTGATGGTATCGGAAGAGGAAGCATGGCGGACATTCGACCGGGACGGGTACTACGCCATCAGGCCCCTCCTGCCCGAACTGATGAAGGCGGAGCACGGGCGTCCGGCGCTTAACCGGGAATACAGCTCCGGCGACTCGCTGTTGACGCTCGAGGAAACCCGGGATCTGCTTACGAAGCACAATCTCATGGTAGGCCGGGCGCCCGAGGAGGAGGAAATGCTCCGATGA
- a CDS encoding SDR family oxidoreductase, with the protein MKPRRVLVLGAAGMLGHVLFSSFSERGDMDVFATVRAREGLDRWFSEGLFAKIRGGVDAEHFDSVCAVLNDIRPETVVNCIGVVKQLAASKDPVLSISVNALFPHLLARACREIGARSIHFSTDCVFSGAKGNYSEDDPPDPPDMYGRTKLLGEVDSPGCLTVRTSVIGHELSGRNGLLEWFLGQDAKVKGFAGAVFSGFPTVELARILCERIFPNEELAGIYHVSSEPIAKFDLLKLVAERYGKKIAIDRELSFSADRSLDSSRFRKATGYEPPAWPELVSMMHAHFLDSPLYASRARIG; encoded by the coding sequence ATGAAACCCCGTCGGGTCCTGGTCCTTGGTGCGGCCGGCATGCTCGGCCATGTGCTCTTCTCGTCGTTTTCCGAACGGGGGGACATGGACGTTTTTGCGACGGTACGGGCCAGGGAGGGCCTCGACCGATGGTTCTCCGAGGGTCTTTTCGCGAAAATCCGCGGTGGGGTGGACGCGGAACACTTCGATTCCGTGTGCGCCGTGCTGAACGACATCCGGCCGGAGACAGTCGTAAATTGCATAGGGGTCGTCAAGCAGCTTGCGGCGTCGAAGGACCCCGTCCTGTCGATTTCGGTCAACGCGCTGTTCCCGCACCTGCTTGCCCGGGCATGCCGGGAGATCGGGGCGCGGTCGATCCATTTCAGCACGGATTGCGTTTTTTCGGGGGCGAAGGGAAATTACAGCGAGGATGACCCGCCGGATCCGCCGGACATGTACGGCCGGACGAAACTGCTGGGAGAGGTCGACTCTCCCGGATGCCTGACGGTCCGCACATCCGTCATCGGTCATGAATTATCCGGAAGAAACGGGCTGCTGGAGTGGTTCCTGGGGCAGGACGCGAAGGTAAAGGGATTCGCAGGAGCCGTCTTCTCGGGCTTTCCCACCGTGGAACTGGCGAGGATCCTTTGCGAGCGCATCTTTCCGAACGAAGAATTGGCGGGGATTTACCACGTTTCCTCCGAACCCATCGCCAAATTCGATTTGCTCAAACTCGTGGCGGAAAGGTACGGAAAGAAGATCGCCATCGACCGGGAATTGTCGTTTTCAGCCGACCGGTCTCTCGATTCGTCGAGGTTCCGCAAGGCGACCGGATACGAGCCGCCCGCGTGGCCGGAGCTCGTATCGATGATGCACGCCCATTTCCTCGATTCCCCGCTGTATGCGTCCCGTGCGAGAATCGGATGA
- a CDS encoding class I SAM-dependent methyltransferase, translating into MRSIFRETGRRLATSALCAAARFTAAVLGRWHSDVSERMVRDIFNAGGFHFLRPHYYLPIPDNADLEAGYHLAGSDLAGLEMNDAAGLDLMENALTPYISEFRQRIPLKEEADNDPKRFFLLNGTFMAVDAQVYYALIRSFRPGRIMEVGGGRSSLLAGIACIRNREETGRESRLEVIEPYPGELFHGGFPGLSELLPVKVQEVPLERFTSLRAGDILFTDSSHVLRAGNDVQRLYLDIFPRLAPGVLVHVHDVSLPGPYPRVYFENGWYWNEQYLLQAFLAFNSRFEVLWAGNRLMVRYPERILAVFPEFLKMRELYPQSEPTSFWMRVRR; encoded by the coding sequence ATGAGGTCCATATTCCGGGAAACGGGAAGGCGATTGGCCACGTCTGCTCTATGTGCCGCCGCACGGTTCACGGCGGCCGTTCTGGGGCGATGGCATTCGGATGTGTCCGAGAGGATGGTGCGGGATATCTTCAACGCCGGGGGATTCCATTTTCTACGGCCGCATTATTATCTGCCGATCCCCGACAATGCCGATCTCGAAGCGGGGTACCACCTTGCCGGGTCCGATCTTGCGGGCCTGGAGATGAACGACGCGGCTGGACTTGATCTTATGGAGAATGCGCTCACTCCGTATATCTCCGAGTTTCGGCAGCGGATTCCCTTGAAGGAAGAGGCGGATAACGATCCGAAGCGGTTTTTCCTTCTCAACGGCACATTTATGGCGGTCGATGCCCAGGTATACTACGCATTGATACGCTCTTTCCGGCCTGGAAGGATCATGGAGGTGGGCGGCGGCCGTTCCAGCCTGCTGGCGGGGATAGCCTGCATCCGGAATCGCGAGGAGACGGGCCGGGAATCGCGGCTCGAGGTAATCGAGCCGTACCCGGGCGAATTGTTCCACGGCGGATTTCCCGGATTATCGGAGCTTCTTCCGGTGAAGGTACAGGAAGTGCCGCTCGAACGCTTTACATCCCTCCGCGCCGGCGACATCCTGTTCACGGATTCCTCCCACGTTCTACGCGCGGGAAACGACGTACAGCGGCTGTACCTGGACATATTCCCGCGCCTTGCGCCGGGGGTTCTGGTGCACGTTCATGACGTGAGTCTCCCCGGACCCTATCCCCGCGTTTATTTTGAGAACGGCTGGTACTGGAATGAGCAGTACCTTCTTCAGGCCTTCCTCGCTTTCAACTCCCGGTTTGAGGTGCTCTGGGCGGGAAACCGCCTGATGGTACGCTATCCCGAAAGGATACTCGCGGTGTTTCCGGAATTTCTCAAGATGCGGGAACTCTATCCCCAATCCGAACCGACAAGCTTCTGGATGAGGGTGCGCCGATGA
- a CDS encoding glycosyltransferase, producing MRILLVAMANSIHTARWVGQIANEGWDLHLFPSTDTWIDVHPDMRNVTLHHTGFRNPPRTQNAVRFRGVSFAGRAKDMWRRRVLKEEGTEHQANRLARLVDRLSPDIVHSLEIQHAGYLSLEARRRLGGSFPPWIVTNWGSDIYLYGRLAEHAPRIREVLSSCDYYSCECLRDVALAKSFGFGGMVFPVFPNTGGFDMKEIASLRQHGPSSARRAIMLKGYQHWGGRALTGLRALERCADRLAGYEVWIYSATPDVAVAAELFANSTGIPVTLIPKDTPHAEILSRHGRARISIGLSISDAISTSLLEAMVMGSLPIQSWTACADEWIVDGKSGLLVPPDDPEAVEAALRRALSDDELVDKAAEINLRTAAERLDRERIRRMAAGFYTQVAAGTGCSG from the coding sequence ATGCGTATCCTTCTCGTCGCCATGGCGAACAGCATTCACACGGCCCGCTGGGTCGGGCAGATCGCCAATGAGGGGTGGGACCTGCACCTCTTTCCGAGTACGGACACCTGGATCGACGTACATCCGGACATGAGGAACGTCACCCTGCACCACACGGGATTCAGGAATCCGCCCCGAACCCAGAACGCCGTCCGGTTCCGGGGGGTCTCCTTCGCGGGGCGCGCGAAGGACATGTGGCGACGAAGGGTCCTGAAGGAGGAAGGGACGGAACACCAAGCGAATCGCCTCGCCCGCCTGGTGGACCGCCTTTCGCCCGACATTGTTCACTCCCTCGAAATCCAGCATGCGGGCTATTTGAGCCTGGAAGCACGGCGGCGGCTGGGTGGGTCTTTTCCCCCGTGGATCGTGACGAATTGGGGCAGCGACATTTACCTGTACGGCAGACTGGCGGAACATGCTCCGAGGATACGGGAAGTTCTCTCCTCCTGCGATTACTACTCCTGCGAATGCCTTCGCGATGTCGCCCTGGCGAAATCATTCGGCTTCGGCGGGATGGTGTTTCCCGTTTTCCCCAACACCGGTGGATTCGACATGAAGGAAATTGCGTCTCTCCGGCAGCATGGGCCCTCCTCTGCACGACGGGCGATCATGCTTAAAGGGTATCAGCATTGGGGAGGAAGGGCGTTGACGGGGCTTCGCGCGCTTGAGAGGTGTGCCGACCGGCTTGCAGGATATGAGGTGTGGATCTACTCGGCCACCCCGGACGTCGCGGTCGCCGCGGAGCTGTTCGCGAATTCGACGGGCATCCCTGTTACGCTTATTCCGAAGGATACGCCGCATGCGGAAATCCTGTCCCGGCACGGACGGGCAAGGATCTCGATAGGTTTGAGCATCAGCGACGCCATTAGCACTTCGCTGCTTGAAGCGATGGTCATGGGGTCGCTTCCGATCCAGTCGTGGACCGCATGCGCCGACGAATGGATCGTGGACGGAAAGTCGGGGCTTCTCGTACCGCCGGACGACCCCGAGGCGGTGGAGGCGGCCCTCAGGAGGGCGTTGAGCGACGACGAACTCGTGGACAAAGCGGCGGAGATCAATCTGCGTACTGCCGCTGAACGCCTCGACCGTGAGCGCATCCGACGGATGGCCGCCGGTTTCTATACGCAGGTCGCCGCGGGAACCGGCTGCAGTGGCTGA
- a CDS encoding glycosyltransferase: MRKIAIVSHVLPPSPSGQAVALYRLLSGMPREKYVLISREDYEGDRGEDSASVKLSARYYRLPPPYRLRIPGIAASRAAEYLNAGIAIRSRARQIAELVRREECGILIGCTGDLYDLPAAALAGRRTGLPFVPWIFDDYVYQWTGISGRIASRWEPVAIRDACALIVPNEHAQKEYERRYGIHGTIVRNPCHIPDLACLDGEERVFERGAAHIVYAGAVYHAQRDAFLNLIAAIPKLVPNRVLLHIFTAQSAAELEAQGIAGPMVVRHPHIPHSEVAAILRQADILFLPLAFRSPIQEVIRTSAPGKMGEYLSVGRPILAHVPADSFVSWYFRENGCGLVADRDDSELLASSIDQLLTDRQLGIELGIRARSAAERDFEEETVRAVFFEAIGSFTNARQHNEVRVVKIPADEGKA, from the coding sequence TTGCGTAAAATTGCCATCGTTTCCCATGTCCTCCCCCCGTCTCCCTCAGGGCAGGCGGTTGCTCTCTACCGGCTGTTGTCGGGAATGCCGAGAGAGAAGTACGTCCTGATCTCCCGGGAGGATTACGAAGGGGATAGGGGGGAGGATTCAGCCTCGGTGAAGCTCTCCGCGCGATATTACCGGCTTCCCCCCCCGTATCGGCTCCGAATTCCGGGGATTGCCGCGTCCCGTGCGGCTGAATACCTGAATGCCGGAATCGCGATCCGAAGCAGGGCCCGGCAGATAGCCGAACTCGTCCGAAGAGAAGAATGCGGTATCCTTATCGGCTGCACGGGAGACCTGTACGACCTGCCGGCCGCTGCACTGGCAGGACGGCGGACGGGGTTGCCGTTTGTGCCCTGGATTTTCGACGACTATGTTTATCAATGGACGGGCATATCGGGGAGAATCGCTTCACGCTGGGAGCCGGTAGCCATCCGGGACGCGTGCGCGTTGATCGTGCCTAATGAGCATGCGCAGAAGGAGTATGAAAGACGTTACGGGATCCATGGCACCATCGTCAGGAACCCATGTCACATACCGGATCTCGCGTGCCTGGACGGGGAGGAGCGTGTATTCGAGCGGGGCGCGGCCCATATCGTCTACGCTGGTGCCGTTTACCATGCGCAGAGAGATGCATTCCTGAACCTTATCGCAGCGATCCCGAAACTCGTTCCGAATAGAGTGCTGCTGCACATATTCACCGCGCAATCCGCTGCGGAACTCGAGGCACAGGGAATCGCCGGACCGATGGTGGTCCGCCATCCGCACATCCCCCATTCGGAAGTGGCGGCGATCCTGCGTCAGGCCGATATTCTCTTCCTGCCGCTGGCCTTCCGTTCCCCGATCCAGGAAGTCATCCGTACTTCCGCACCCGGGAAGATGGGAGAGTATCTCTCCGTGGGCAGGCCTATTCTGGCGCATGTTCCCGCTGATTCGTTTGTAAGTTGGTATTTCCGGGAGAACGGCTGCGGGCTTGTTGCGGACCGGGACGATTCAGAGTTGCTCGCCTCGTCCATCGATCAACTGCTTACGGACCGACAGCTTGGAATCGAACTCGGAATCCGCGCTCGTTCCGCCGCGGAGCGGGACTTCGAAGAGGAAACCGTCAGAGCCGTGTTTTTCGAAGCGATCGGATCCTTCACGAATGCTCGACAGCACAACGAAGTCCGGGTTGTTAAGATACCGGCGGATGAGGGGAAGGCCTGA
- a CDS encoding class I SAM-dependent methyltransferase, whose protein sequence is MSIRWLERGELIPAVVDRLEKIEVVLDIGCGIEPQNYVRPMVHICCEPFGQYVECLKEKTAKSFDRTFLIVQAAWEDAVSIFPPKSVDTVFLVDVIEHIEKEAGARLLQSTVRIARRQVAVFTPLGFLPQHAEGMDAWGMDGASWQEHKSGWLPEDFEEFWDIYASRAFHTVDHKGRPLSPPHGAFWAIMTHSEEASVGAETLDRKKRIKRVHDLSVENTSADLDGFILAMRGVLRGRSIRWGRRLVDSLVAWDRKRR, encoded by the coding sequence ATGAGCATACGCTGGCTGGAAAGGGGGGAACTGATTCCAGCCGTTGTCGACCGGCTGGAGAAAATAGAGGTGGTTCTGGATATCGGATGTGGGATTGAACCTCAGAACTACGTCCGCCCGATGGTCCATATCTGCTGCGAGCCTTTCGGACAATACGTCGAGTGCCTCAAGGAGAAGACCGCTAAGAGCTTCGACCGCACCTTCCTCATCGTACAGGCCGCATGGGAGGATGCGGTGAGCATATTCCCGCCGAAATCGGTCGATACGGTTTTTCTTGTAGATGTTATCGAACACATCGAGAAGGAAGCGGGCGCCCGCCTGCTGCAGTCGACTGTCAGGATCGCGCGGCGGCAGGTGGCGGTGTTTACGCCGCTCGGATTCCTACCCCAGCACGCGGAAGGAATGGACGCCTGGGGGATGGACGGCGCTTCCTGGCAGGAGCATAAATCCGGCTGGCTTCCGGAGGACTTCGAGGAGTTTTGGGATATCTACGCTTCTCGTGCATTTCACACTGTCGACCATAAGGGAAGGCCTCTTTCGCCTCCACACGGCGCGTTCTGGGCGATCATGACCCACAGCGAGGAGGCTTCGGTCGGGGCCGAGACGCTGGACAGGAAGAAAAGGATAAAAAGGGTTCATGACCTGTCCGTCGAGAATACCTCTGCTGACCTTGACGGCTTTATCCTCGCTATGCGGGGAGTCCTTCGGGGAAGGTCGATCCGATGGGGGAGGCGACTGGTCGATTCCCTGGTTGCCTGGGATCGAAAGCGAAGGTAG
- a CDS encoding class I SAM-dependent methyltransferase, with the protein MGVKALLLRFLDRVLGRAGVGDGGLTPQEEAIYNKGERLIPGITHDSREVTRHTSSYEFFRKVIETDLALDDGLRIHGRVEIVDLGCGVGHGCLTLSGIPGSRITGVDVSPECIAYAKHRYGADNVAYRVCDLRAYVPEMPMFDYVVSRGALEHLPNGLLLANGTRWRNRILFDVPYNEPGEANPHHALTGITEDAFSIFPDAEFFYQDLDGIIYDALRKPAKPNMILCVCSRPDLPRVVAQGIPFPLPAWQSGPVTAENR; encoded by the coding sequence ATGGGGGTTAAAGCGTTGTTGCTGCGATTCCTCGACAGAGTGCTGGGGAGGGCCGGGGTGGGGGATGGCGGTCTAACTCCACAGGAAGAGGCGATCTATAACAAGGGGGAACGTCTCATCCCCGGGATAACCCACGATTCCCGGGAGGTCACGCGTCACACCAGTTCCTATGAATTTTTCCGGAAGGTCATCGAGACCGACTTGGCTTTGGACGACGGACTTCGCATCCACGGTCGAGTCGAGATAGTGGACTTGGGGTGCGGAGTAGGCCATGGATGTCTCACGCTTTCCGGTATTCCGGGTTCCCGCATCACGGGCGTCGATGTCTCGCCGGAATGCATCGCGTACGCCAAGCACCGCTACGGTGCGGATAATGTGGCCTACCGTGTATGCGACCTGCGCGCATACGTGCCGGAGATGCCGATGTTTGACTATGTCGTTTCGCGCGGTGCCCTGGAACATCTGCCGAACGGATTGCTCCTGGCCAATGGTACACGATGGCGCAATCGCATCCTGTTCGACGTCCCCTACAACGAACCGGGAGAGGCCAACCCCCATCACGCGCTGACCGGGATCACCGAGGATGCCTTTTCTATTTTCCCGGATGCCGAGTTCTTCTATCAGGATCTGGATGGAATCATCTACGATGCCCTGCGCAAACCTGCCAAGCCCAACATGATTCTCTGCGTATGCAGCCGGCCCGATCTGCCAAGGGTCGTTGCCCAGGGGATTCCGTTCCCCTTGCCTGCATGGCAATCGGGGCCGGTCACGGCCGAAAACAGATGA
- a CDS encoding ATP-binding cassette domain-containing protein produces MPAIKAKNLSKQFVIGGRKNDRDSFREMITDSLLAPFRRFRRLGGAATPEERFWALKDVSFEVEHGETVGIIGKNGAGKSTLLKILSRVTEPTAGWAELDGRIGSILEVGTGFHPELTGRENIFLNGSVLGMSRVEIRKKFDEIVSFAEVEKFLDTPVKHYSSGMYMRLAFAVAAHLEPEILIVDEVLAVGDIQFQKKCLGKMEEAGKEGRTILFVSHNLTAIRAMCTRVLLIEDGKLVCDGEPATTFARYVGAPVGNLLVREWPEAAKAPQNASAILRKVIVRDEDGKVPAGICTDTPFSIEVEYGVKKEGASVGINLIFYDSENVCVLASINNHESNWYGKPMPAGIYRSVCRVPKNLLNNVCYTVSIVLFGKNYTDAVVAGEVVAIDVQDGIETRGDYFGAYACRIRPDFPWATDKVDA; encoded by the coding sequence ATGCCGGCTATAAAAGCGAAAAACCTGTCCAAGCAATTCGTCATCGGGGGGAGGAAGAACGATCGGGACAGCTTCCGCGAGATGATCACGGATTCACTGCTTGCCCCATTCCGCAGGTTTCGGAGGCTCGGTGGCGCTGCGACGCCCGAAGAGCGTTTCTGGGCCCTGAAGGATGTGAGCTTCGAGGTGGAGCACGGGGAAACGGTCGGCATAATCGGAAAGAACGGGGCGGGGAAGTCCACTCTTCTCAAAATCCTTTCGCGGGTGACCGAACCGACTGCGGGGTGGGCCGAGCTTGACGGGCGGATCGGCAGCATCCTGGAGGTGGGAACCGGTTTCCACCCCGAACTTACAGGCAGGGAGAACATATTTCTAAATGGATCGGTCCTCGGAATGAGCCGCGTGGAGATCCGGAAGAAGTTCGACGAAATCGTCTCCTTCGCCGAGGTGGAGAAGTTCCTCGACACGCCGGTGAAGCATTATTCTTCGGGAATGTACATGCGACTGGCATTCGCCGTGGCCGCGCATCTGGAGCCGGAGATCCTCATCGTGGACGAGGTGCTCGCAGTTGGGGACATTCAGTTCCAGAAAAAGTGCCTTGGAAAAATGGAGGAGGCCGGAAAGGAAGGGAGGACTATCCTTTTCGTAAGTCACAATCTTACGGCTATCCGGGCGATGTGCACCCGTGTTCTCCTGATCGAGGACGGAAAGTTGGTTTGCGATGGAGAACCGGCAACGACGTTTGCCCGTTACGTGGGCGCGCCGGTGGGGAACCTTCTGGTTCGAGAATGGCCGGAAGCTGCAAAGGCGCCGCAGAACGCCTCCGCAATCCTTAGGAAGGTAATCGTCCGCGACGAGGATGGAAAGGTGCCGGCAGGTATCTGCACCGATACGCCGTTCTCCATCGAGGTTGAATACGGTGTGAAAAAGGAGGGGGCTTCGGTCGGGATCAACCTGATCTTCTACGACAGCGAGAATGTATGTGTACTGGCGTCCATCAACAACCATGAGTCTAATTGGTACGGCAAGCCGATGCCGGCTGGTATATATCGAAGCGTGTGCCGGGTGCCGAAAAACCTGCTGAACAACGTCTGTTATACGGTGAGCATCGTGCTATTCGGAAAGAACTATACGGATGCAGTCGTTGCCGGCGAAGTCGTCGCCATAGACGTCCAGGACGGCATTGAGACGCGCGGTGACTACTTCGGTGCCTATGCCTGCAGGATCCGGCCGGACTTTCCGTGGGCTACTGACAAGGTGGACGCATGA
- a CDS encoding ABC transporter permease, producing MLNLGELRECRELLWVLILRDIKVRYKQTVMGAAWVILRPLLGMTVFTLVFGMLVKVPSDGYPYAIFVFSALLPWNLFAGSAGAAGNSIVGSSGLIGKVYFPRLIIPVASVGSGIVDLAVSSLFLLILLPLFGVGWSANLLAVPFLTLAVLFLALGVGILFSALIVAYRDFIAVMVFLLQFWMFATPVVYPSSLVPETWRWVLHLNPMAALVEGFRSAFLGKPFDGVGLSISVVMAGAIFLAGVAYFERVAGKFADVI from the coding sequence ATGCTCAATTTGGGGGAGCTTCGGGAATGCCGCGAACTCCTCTGGGTCTTGATTCTTCGGGACATAAAGGTTCGATATAAACAGACCGTTATGGGGGCGGCATGGGTGATTTTACGCCCGCTACTCGGTATGACCGTGTTCACTCTGGTCTTTGGCATGCTGGTCAAGGTCCCCTCGGACGGATACCCATATGCGATCTTCGTTTTTTCCGCGCTCCTTCCCTGGAACTTATTCGCCGGTTCCGCCGGAGCGGCCGGCAATTCTATCGTTGGTTCCTCGGGGCTCATCGGCAAAGTCTACTTTCCCCGCCTCATCATACCCGTGGCTTCTGTGGGAAGCGGGATCGTCGACCTGGCCGTGTCCTCGCTATTTCTGTTGATCCTTCTACCGCTGTTCGGCGTGGGATGGAGTGCCAATCTGTTGGCCGTTCCCTTCCTCACTCTCGCGGTCCTTTTCCTCGCTCTCGGTGTGGGTATCCTTTTCTCCGCTCTCATCGTGGCGTACCGGGATTTCATCGCCGTCATGGTATTCCTTCTTCAGTTCTGGATGTTTGCCACACCGGTGGTCTACCCGTCCAGCCTGGTACCGGAAACGTGGAGATGGGTTCTTCATTTGAATCCGATGGCGGCGTTGGTCGAGGGATTCCGGTCCGCCTTTCTTGGAAAACCCTTCGACGGCGTCGGATTGTCCATTTCCGTCGTCATGGCGGGAGCCATCTTCCTCGCTGGAGTGGCATATTTCGAAAGGGTTGCGGGGAAATTCGCGGATGTCATCTGA
- a CDS encoding glycosyltransferase, whose product MRGSPVKIAYLLPNIEAGGTERHILSLARSLDRARFSLSLATTAGGGSLFREFSDLMPVSIIGGNPEAHRQVRPGVRDHIGAIVTLAGFYRRERPDIVHAYLPAACVIGPVAARLAGVKNVIVSRRSLSNYKASHTLLSRAEPLGYRLADIVLVNSDAVRRDVEKTERFWEGKIRRIYNGIDTAARDPGPIGRLLPELAGNEEAPVATYVANLFHYKGHIDLVRAARIVADAFPSARFVLVGRDAGAMEEVREEIARLSLAGNVFLAGLRADAGAILAASTFAVHPSHEEGFSNVILEAMAAEKAVVATRVGGNPEAVLDGETGILVPPGDPSSLAEAILALLRDPDRARSMGAAGRRRAVERFSLERMTMEIASLYEELYEAEVAPMRT is encoded by the coding sequence TTGCGCGGATCGCCGGTGAAGATCGCCTACCTCCTGCCCAATATAGAGGCGGGCGGAACGGAGAGGCACATCCTGTCGCTTGCCCGGTCGCTCGACCGCGCGCGGTTCTCCCTTTCGCTGGCGACGACGGCGGGAGGAGGGAGCCTGTTCCGGGAATTCTCCGATCTCATGCCGGTCTCGATCATCGGTGGGAATCCCGAGGCTCACCGGCAGGTACGGCCCGGGGTGCGCGACCACATCGGCGCCATTGTCACCTTGGCGGGATTCTACCGGCGGGAGCGCCCTGACATAGTTCATGCCTATTTGCCGGCCGCTTGCGTCATCGGCCCCGTCGCAGCGCGGCTGGCGGGGGTGAAAAATGTGATTGTCAGCCGCAGGTCGCTTTCCAACTACAAGGCATCGCACACTCTACTGAGCCGGGCGGAACCGCTTGGGTACCGGCTGGCGGACATCGTCCTCGTGAACTCAGACGCGGTGCGGCGGGACGTCGAAAAGACGGAGCGGTTCTGGGAAGGGAAGATCCGGCGGATCTACAATGGAATCGATACCGCCGCACGGGATCCAGGGCCGATCGGGCGGCTCCTTCCGGAGCTTGCAGGCAACGAAGAAGCGCCGGTCGCTACGTACGTGGCAAACCTCTTTCATTATAAAGGGCACATCGATCTCGTTCGGGCGGCAAGAATCGTGGCGGATGCCTTCCCTTCGGCGCGATTCGTCCTTGTCGGCCGGGATGCCGGGGCGATGGAGGAGGTTCGGGAGGAAATTGCGAGGCTTTCGCTTGCAGGAAACGTCTTCCTCGCCGGGTTGAGAGCCGACGCCGGGGCGATTCTCGCAGCATCGACCTTCGCCGTCCATCCTTCGCACGAAGAGGGGTTCTCGAACGTGATCCTGGAGGCGATGGCGGCGGAGAAAGCGGTTGTCGCCACACGGGTTGGAGGCAATCCGGAAGCCGTGCTCGACGGGGAAACGGGGATACTCGTACCGCCGGGTGACCCGTCTTCGCTCGCCGAAGCTATTCTTGCGCTCCTGCGCGACCCGGATCGTGCGCGTTCGATGGGCGCGGCGGGAAGACGGCGGGCCGTCGAACGGTTCTCTCTGGAACGGATGACGATGGAGATCGCATCCCTTTACGAAGAGCTTTACGAGGCGGAAGTCGCCCCCATGCGGACATGA